In Anaerolineales bacterium, the following proteins share a genomic window:
- a CDS encoding hydantoinase B/oxoprolinase family protein: protein MTQTFDPITLEILWRRLISIVDEADAAVARTAFSSLLRDAHDYTCMFTDRHGRELAQGTLATPGQSGAMALGIQNLVRKLPADHFKPGDVFITNDPWALAGHLNDICVFSPIFHKDQLVAFTACVLHHSDIGGRVASDNHDVFEEGLFIPLVKLYAAGELNQAVMDMIHWNVRTPENVIGDIRSQIAANHVCAAQVQRMLTEYQLDNLDDLANEIISRSEKSMRSAIAQVPDGIYRAEGVIEQVEGQKDIVIKAAVEIKDSDISVDLTGSSPQVNWGGNVVFNFTFAYVHMAIKSIFDPDLPNNHGSVAVIRLNAPEGTVVNCRFPAAVAARMQIGHFMTEIIYRALAQALPHRVIAGSGGTPATMNVFYGTRNDGRPWHAVVIRGGGMGASVRRDGENSFIFPANGANTPAEILESDTPLIVERRELLMDSGGAGKFRGGLGTRTVIRVPAGDHAPQTPVNLGIQAGRFRLPPDGLAGGQAGSRAKFLVNGKDGNPYGLTKLNPGDVVVMDAAGGGGYGPPSERDRDALAEDVRAGRVSQKKAEEDYGAHA from the coding sequence ATGACCCAAACCTTCGACCCCATCACGCTCGAAATCCTCTGGCGGAGACTCATCTCCATCGTGGATGAAGCCGACGCCGCCGTAGCGCGCACCGCCTTCTCCAGCCTGTTGCGCGACGCGCACGATTACACCTGCATGTTCACCGACCGTCACGGGCGCGAACTGGCGCAGGGGACGCTTGCCACGCCAGGTCAATCGGGCGCGATGGCGTTGGGCATTCAAAATCTGGTCAGGAAATTGCCAGCGGATCATTTCAAGCCAGGCGACGTCTTCATCACCAACGATCCGTGGGCGCTGGCAGGACACCTCAACGATATTTGCGTCTTCAGCCCGATCTTCCACAAAGACCAACTGGTGGCGTTTACCGCCTGCGTCCTGCATCACTCGGATATCGGCGGGCGCGTCGCGTCTGATAACCACGATGTCTTTGAAGAGGGACTGTTCATTCCGCTGGTGAAACTCTACGCGGCAGGCGAACTTAATCAGGCGGTCATGGACATGATTCACTGGAACGTCCGCACGCCTGAGAATGTCATCGGCGACATCCGTTCGCAGATCGCGGCGAACCACGTCTGCGCGGCGCAGGTTCAGCGCATGTTGACCGAATACCAACTCGACAATCTGGACGATCTCGCAAACGAAATCATCTCCCGCAGTGAAAAAAGTATGCGCTCTGCCATCGCCCAGGTTCCCGACGGCATCTACCGCGCCGAAGGCGTCATCGAACAAGTGGAGGGGCAGAAGGATATCGTCATCAAGGCGGCGGTCGAAATCAAAGACAGCGACATCTCCGTTGACCTCACGGGTTCTTCGCCGCAGGTCAACTGGGGCGGCAACGTTGTTTTCAACTTCACTTTCGCCTACGTCCACATGGCAATCAAAAGCATTTTCGATCCCGACCTTCCCAACAACCACGGGAGCGTCGCCGTCATCCGCCTCAACGCGCCCGAAGGCACGGTGGTCAATTGTCGTTTCCCAGCCGCGGTCGCGGCGCGGATGCAGATCGGTCACTTCATGACCGAGATCATCTATCGCGCCTTGGCTCAAGCCTTGCCGCATCGCGTCATCGCGGGGAGCGGTGGCACGCCCGCCACGATGAACGTTTTCTACGGAACGCGCAACGACGGTCGCCCCTGGCACGCGGTCGTCATTCGCGGTGGCGGCATGGGCGCGAGCGTTCGGCGCGACGGCGAAAACAGTTTCATCTTCCCCGCCAACGGCGCGAACACTCCCGCCGAGATTCTCGAAAGCGACACGCCGCTCATTGTCGAACGCCGCGAACTTCTGATGGATTCGGGCGGCGCGGGAAAATTTCGCGGCGGGCTGGGGACTCGCACCGTCATCCGCGTACCCGCTGGCGACCATGCGCCTCAGACTCCCGTCAACCTGGGCATCCAGGCGGGACGCTTTCGCCTCCCCCCCGACGGACTGGCTGGCGGGCAGGCGGGCTCGCGCGCAAAATTTCTCGTCAATGGCAAGGACGGGAATCCCTATGGCTTGACCAAACTCAACCCAGGCGATGTGGTCGTCATGGACGCGGCAGGCGGCGGGGGCTACGGTCCTCCCTCCGAGCGTGACCGCGACGCGCTTGCCGAAGATGTCCGCGCGGGCAGGGTATCGCAGAAAAAAGCGGAGGAGGATTACGGCGCTCACGCGTAA
- a CDS encoding hydantoinase/oxoprolinase family protein, with the protein MRLGCDIGGTFTDFVLLDDETGEIKVYKCLTTPGDPSDAVEEGVQALAKRVPELAQKMKEVIHGTTLVINAIIERKGARTGLITTDGFRDVLELGRETRYAPYDVFAEFPKPLVPRPLRMEVSERMRADGSVLKPLDVNQATETVHALKKEGVKSIAVCLLNSFENPAHELAVKQIIAKEFPEVSISTSYEVLPQIREYERASTTVANAYVKPLTESYLRKLSKRLSSLGFGGQLFIMLSSGGVTSVETAAEFPVRIIESGPTAAVIAGEYFSRLFNLPEMFCFDMGGTTAKSCLIQSGVAGVVPTFEVGRVQRFMKGSGLTIQVPVVDLMEIGAGGGSIAHVSRLGTLQVGPESSGAEPGPICYGRGGKQPTVTDTDLLLGYLDAKYFLGGEMKLNLDAARRGVEEQIAQPLGVSYIQALWGIHDLINETMAAAAKTHIAERGGNPKVTTIAAFGGAGPVHAYGLARKLGAPRVIVPPNAGVGSAMGFFTAPRAFDLVRSHKAPLLGADFDEIESIFRSMEAEGERTLRTAGATDEISFARSVDARFTGQGSETNLLLPGEPFPTLNPADLRRQFDQNYERLYGRTYPEIPVEFVNFRVRASLPAHPLKLQKLEPRKGDVKQAVKGERLAFSGIAKDFIPFTVYDRYKLYPGAAFPGPAIIEERESTIIVGEDAAVSVDQYGFLWMEMPTE; encoded by the coding sequence ATCAAAGTGTATAAATGCCTCACCACGCCCGGCGACCCGTCCGACGCGGTGGAGGAGGGTGTGCAGGCATTAGCCAAGCGCGTGCCCGAGCTGGCGCAAAAAATGAAAGAAGTGATTCACGGCACGACGCTGGTCATCAACGCCATCATCGAACGCAAAGGCGCGCGGACGGGCTTGATCACGACAGACGGATTCCGCGACGTGCTGGAACTTGGGCGAGAGACGCGTTATGCTCCGTACGATGTGTTCGCCGAATTTCCAAAACCGCTTGTGCCGCGCCCTTTGCGGATGGAAGTCAGCGAACGGATGCGCGCCGACGGAAGCGTGTTGAAACCGTTGGATGTGAATCAGGCGACAGAAACCGTTCACGCCTTGAAAAAGGAAGGCGTCAAATCCATTGCCGTCTGTTTGCTCAACTCGTTTGAAAACCCCGCGCATGAGTTGGCGGTCAAGCAAATCATCGCCAAAGAATTCCCTGAAGTTTCCATCTCCACATCGTATGAAGTCCTGCCGCAGATTCGTGAATACGAACGCGCCAGCACGACCGTCGCCAACGCCTACGTCAAACCGCTGACGGAAAGTTATCTGCGAAAACTTTCGAAGCGTTTGAGTTCGCTCGGCTTCGGCGGACAATTGTTCATCATGCTGTCGAGCGGCGGAGTCACCTCGGTTGAAACGGCGGCGGAATTTCCCGTGCGCATCATCGAATCGGGTCCGACGGCGGCGGTGATCGCGGGCGAATATTTCAGCCGCCTCTTCAATTTGCCTGAGATGTTCTGCTTCGACATGGGCGGCACCACCGCCAAATCCTGCTTGATTCAAAGTGGCGTGGCGGGAGTTGTTCCCACGTTTGAGGTTGGCAGAGTTCAGCGCTTCATGAAAGGCAGTGGGCTGACGATTCAAGTCCCGGTCGTGGATCTGATGGAGATCGGCGCGGGCGGCGGGAGCATTGCCCACGTCAGTCGGCTTGGCACATTGCAAGTCGGTCCCGAAAGTTCGGGCGCGGAGCCGGGTCCCATCTGTTATGGGCGCGGCGGAAAACAGCCCACCGTCACCGATACGGATCTGCTATTGGGCTATCTCGATGCCAAATATTTTCTGGGCGGCGAAATGAAACTGAATCTCGATGCGGCGCGGCGCGGCGTGGAGGAACAGATCGCCCAGCCGCTGGGCGTTTCGTACATTCAGGCGCTTTGGGGCATCCACGACCTGATCAATGAAACGATGGCGGCGGCGGCGAAGACGCACATCGCGGAACGCGGCGGCAACCCCAAAGTGACGACGATCGCCGCGTTCGGCGGAGCGGGACCCGTCCACGCGTATGGCTTGGCTCGCAAACTCGGCGCGCCGCGGGTGATCGTGCCTCCCAACGCCGGGGTCGGTTCCGCCATGGGATTTTTCACCGCCCCCCGCGCCTTCGATCTGGTCCGCAGCCACAAAGCGCCGTTGTTGGGCGCGGACTTCGACGAGATCGAATCCATCTTTCGTTCGATGGAAGCGGAAGGCGAACGCACGTTGCGGACGGCTGGCGCGACAGATGAGATTTCCTTCGCCCGTTCGGTGGATGCGCGCTTCACCGGTCAAGGCTCGGAGACGAACCTGCTTCTGCCCGGCGAGCCTTTTCCCACCCTCAACCCAGCCGACCTGCGCCGCCAGTTCGACCAAAATTATGAACGATTATATGGAAGGACGTATCCCGAAATCCCGGTTGAGTTTGTCAACTTCCGAGTCCGTGCCAGCCTGCCGGCGCATCCGTTGAAACTGCAAAAACTGGAGCCGCGCAAAGGAGACGTCAAGCAAGCCGTCAAAGGCGAGCGGTTGGCATTCTCCGGTATTGCAAAGGATTTCATCCCGTTCACCGTGTATGACCGTTACAAGTTATATCCCGGCGCGGCGTTTCCCGGTCCCGCCATCATCGAAGAACGCGAGTCAACCATCATCGTCGGCGAAGACGCGGCGGTCTCGGTTGATCAGTACGGATTCCTCTGGATGGAAATGCCGACGGAGTAA